Proteins encoded within one genomic window of Prauserella marina:
- a CDS encoding ABC transporter ATP-binding protein encodes MTFATSSAPVIDVERLNLSYGDFHAVKDLSFQVLRGEFYALLGTNGAGKTSTLETIEGHRDATSGTVRVFGQNPRNRGAVRPRMGIMLQESGFSPDLTVRESVRLIGKLTQRADDTDRVLGIVGLTGKARTRVSQLSGGEKRRLDFATAVYGTPELVFLDEPTTGLDIQSRDGLWDAVDRLRDEGSTIVLTTHYLEEAQQRADRIGLMHEGTFHREGTVAELTQTLPATIRFSLPAHAPAPPLPSTREAEGRFLIETFGLQKDLHTLLGWAQDNALELRELRAGPTRLDDVFRSISAG; translated from the coding sequence ATGACTTTCGCAACGAGTTCCGCACCGGTCATCGACGTCGAACGGCTCAACCTCAGTTACGGCGACTTCCACGCGGTGAAGGATCTGAGTTTCCAGGTGCTTCGCGGCGAGTTCTACGCGCTGCTCGGCACGAACGGTGCTGGCAAGACCTCGACACTGGAGACCATCGAGGGCCATCGCGACGCCACCTCGGGCACCGTAAGGGTCTTCGGACAAAACCCGCGTAACCGAGGGGCCGTGCGACCGCGTATGGGCATCATGCTGCAAGAGAGCGGTTTCTCGCCGGACCTGACGGTCCGGGAATCGGTCCGGCTGATCGGCAAGCTCACCCAGCGCGCCGACGACACCGACCGCGTACTGGGCATCGTCGGTCTCACCGGCAAGGCCCGCACGAGGGTGTCCCAGCTTTCCGGCGGCGAGAAACGGCGGCTCGACTTCGCGACGGCGGTGTACGGCACGCCGGAGCTGGTGTTCCTCGACGAGCCGACGACCGGTCTCGACATCCAGTCGCGGGACGGGCTGTGGGATGCCGTCGACCGGCTGCGCGACGAGGGCTCGACGATCGTGCTCACCACCCACTACCTGGAGGAAGCACAGCAACGTGCCGACCGGATCGGGTTGATGCACGAGGGAACCTTCCACCGCGAAGGAACGGTCGCCGAGCTGACCCAGACCCTGCCTGCCACGATCCGGTTCTCCCTGCCGGCCCACGCACCCGCGCCGCCGTTGCCCAGTACCCGGGAAGCGGAGGGACGGTTTCTCATCGAGACCTTCGGTCTACAGAAGGACCTGCACACGCTGCTCGGCTGGGCGCAGGACAACGCGCTGGAACTGCGGGAACTTCGAGCGGGGCCGACGCGGCTCGACGACGTCTTCCGTTCCATCAGCGCCGGATAA
- a CDS encoding ABC transporter permease — MNTAMATGAARRGARGLTTELIFTKRSVIHSLRNLDSLVTAVVAPVAIMLLFVTVFGAALDTTVGGAYADYVTPGVMLLCAGFGAALTATSIHTDVSKGFIERLRTMPIRASGVIFGHVFASLLRNLGSTVIVMFVAVALGFRPTASPAEWLGIAALLVAYILVFTLIAAAWGLAATSADSAGMFSFVALFLPYLSTAFIPVGNLPGFLRGFAENQPLTLVIEALRGLATGNPDQHTLVLSAVWLLGLGVAATVLTTMLFRRAARS; from the coding sequence ATGAACACGGCGATGGCAACAGGAGCCGCGCGGCGTGGTGCTCGCGGACTGACCACCGAACTGATCTTCACCAAACGCAGCGTCATCCATTCCCTGCGCAATCTCGACAGTCTCGTGACCGCCGTCGTCGCCCCGGTCGCGATCATGCTGCTGTTCGTCACCGTGTTCGGCGCGGCGCTCGACACCACCGTCGGCGGCGCGTACGCCGACTACGTCACGCCAGGAGTCATGTTGCTGTGCGCCGGTTTCGGCGCGGCGCTCACCGCGACCTCCATCCACACCGACGTCTCGAAGGGGTTCATCGAACGGCTGCGCACGATGCCCATCAGAGCGTCCGGGGTGATCTTCGGGCACGTGTTCGCGAGCCTGCTGCGCAATCTCGGGTCCACGGTCATCGTCATGTTCGTCGCGGTGGCACTCGGTTTCCGGCCGACGGCCTCACCGGCGGAATGGCTCGGTATCGCCGCGCTGCTCGTCGCCTACATACTCGTGTTCACCCTCATCGCCGCCGCATGGGGACTCGCGGCGACCTCGGCCGATTCGGCAGGCATGTTCAGTTTCGTCGCGCTGTTCCTGCCGTACCTTTCGACGGCGTTCATTCCCGTCGGAAACCTGCCGGGCTTCCTGAGGGGCTTCGCGGAGAACCAGCCGCTCACCCTGGTCATCGAAGCACTGCGAGGACTGGCTACCGGCAATCCCGATCAGCACACGCTGGTGTTGTCGGCGGTGTGGCTGCTGGGACTCGGCGTGGCCGCGACCGTGTTGACCACGATGCTGTTCCGGCGAGCCGCCCGGAGCTGA
- a CDS encoding winged helix DNA-binding domain-containing protein yields the protein MTVLDTRALGRATLARQLLLDRAELSVPDAVAQLCGMQAQEPREPFTGLWARLRGFDPSTLDSALTGREVVRMHLMRRTVHLVTARDALAWRDRHAAMLRQRVFGVYRAELDGVDLDELAAEGRRLLSEAEPRSTADIAKALMARWPKAGQRALGELVISALVPVVQLPPRGLWKGKGGVRNALLSSWLGGEAAAPEGEGTDPAGEDLVRRYLAAFGPAASADLRSWCGLAGLPAAVSAVRDELVSFRDERGRELLDLPGAPRPDPGTPAPVRFLPAFDNALLGYHDRSRVIDDEHKGVSVAGDRVVLVDGRVSATWTVREGTVLVARLRTLSRADRDAVVAEGRLLAGFLSDGTENRAEITT from the coding sequence ATGACCGTTCTCGACACCAGAGCGCTGGGCCGCGCCACCCTTGCCAGGCAGCTGCTGCTCGACCGAGCCGAGCTGTCCGTGCCCGACGCCGTCGCGCAGCTGTGCGGTATGCAGGCGCAGGAGCCACGGGAGCCGTTCACGGGGCTGTGGGCGAGACTGCGTGGGTTCGATCCCTCCACACTCGACAGTGCGCTGACCGGCCGCGAGGTGGTGCGCATGCATCTCATGCGGCGCACCGTGCATCTCGTCACGGCGCGGGACGCGCTCGCGTGGCGGGACCGGCACGCCGCGATGCTCCGTCAGCGGGTGTTCGGTGTCTACCGTGCCGAACTGGACGGGGTGGACCTCGACGAGCTCGCCGCGGAGGGAAGGCGGCTGCTGTCCGAAGCCGAGCCGCGCTCGACGGCGGACATCGCGAAGGCACTCATGGCGCGCTGGCCCAAGGCGGGGCAACGGGCGCTCGGCGAGCTGGTGATCTCCGCGCTTGTTCCGGTCGTGCAGCTTCCCCCTCGCGGGCTGTGGAAGGGAAAGGGCGGGGTCCGCAACGCGCTGTTGTCCTCGTGGCTGGGCGGGGAGGCCGCCGCTCCGGAAGGCGAGGGAACCGACCCCGCTGGCGAGGATCTCGTGCGGCGTTATCTCGCGGCCTTCGGGCCGGCCGCGAGCGCCGACCTGCGGTCGTGGTGCGGGCTCGCCGGGCTTCCCGCCGCCGTGTCGGCGGTCCGCGACGAACTGGTGAGTTTCCGCGACGAACGCGGCAGGGAACTGCTCGATCTGCCCGGCGCGCCGCGCCCCGATCCCGGCACCCCCGCACCGGTGCGGTTCCTGCCCGCCTTCGACAACGCGCTGCTCGGCTACCACGACCGTAGCCGCGTCATCGACGACGAGCACAAAGGAGTCTCGGTCGCCGGTGACCGCGTCGTGCTTGTCGACGGCAGGGTGTCGGCCACGTGGACAGTCAGGGAAGGCACTGTGCTCGTCGCGCGGCTGCGGACGCTGTCGCGAGCCGACCGGGACGCCGTTGTCGCGGAAGGACGGCTGCTCGCGGGATTCCTCTCCGATGGGACGGAAAACCGGGCCGAGATCACCACCTGA
- a CDS encoding MFS transporter has protein sequence MKDTVEEPKGTRGASTARAGRREWLALGILALPTVVLSMDLSVLHLAAPSLSADLAPSGTELLWILDVYGFLVAGFLLVMGALGDRIGRRRLLLIGAAAFAAASIFAAFAPTAELLIVARALLGVAGATLMPSTLALLAELFPVPAQRGFAIAVWMTAFTAGEAIGPLVGGVMLEFFWWGSVFLIGVPVMVVLLAAGPALLPESETRLRGRFDLAGAMLLVAGVLAFVYGVKTVSLQGFGWSAAGWIVAGALVGLFFARRQLRSADPLMDLRLFRLPAFGAGLGAQLLAVAAIAGAQLLVMQYLQTVTGLSPLEAGLWTVPSIVLGVVATLVAPRLARRVRPAFVVGAGLAIAAFGAAVIAVTAPMQSPLWTVTGFTVLYVGVTPTLALITDLIVGAAPGERAGMASSVAETGAEFGLAGGIAFIGATGMAVYRSRLAGDPPDGIGESDLHEAGETVGNAVAIAEDLSGRAGDGLLETVRVSFAEGVQVATSVCAVLLAVGAGLAVVFLRGRVRQDSAHEADKF, from the coding sequence ATGAAGGACACAGTGGAGGAACCGAAAGGAACGCGCGGCGCGTCGACGGCGCGCGCCGGGCGGCGGGAATGGCTGGCGCTGGGGATTCTCGCGCTGCCGACCGTCGTGCTGTCCATGGACCTGAGCGTGCTGCACCTCGCGGCGCCGAGTCTGAGCGCCGACCTCGCGCCCTCCGGAACCGAACTGCTGTGGATCCTGGATGTGTACGGATTCCTGGTCGCCGGTTTTCTGCTGGTCATGGGGGCCCTGGGGGACCGGATCGGCAGAAGGCGGCTGTTGCTGATCGGAGCCGCCGCGTTCGCCGCGGCTTCGATCTTCGCGGCCTTCGCCCCGACGGCCGAGTTGCTGATCGTGGCGAGAGCGCTGCTCGGCGTCGCCGGTGCCACGCTGATGCCCTCGACGCTGGCGTTGCTTGCCGAACTGTTCCCGGTTCCCGCGCAGCGTGGTTTCGCGATCGCCGTGTGGATGACCGCGTTCACCGCCGGTGAGGCGATCGGCCCGCTCGTGGGCGGGGTAATGCTGGAATTCTTCTGGTGGGGCTCGGTTTTTCTCATCGGAGTCCCGGTGATGGTCGTCCTGCTCGCCGCCGGTCCCGCTCTGCTTCCGGAGAGCGAAACCAGGCTGCGGGGACGGTTCGACCTCGCGGGCGCCATGCTGCTCGTCGCCGGAGTGCTCGCGTTCGTCTACGGCGTCAAAACCGTTTCCCTGCAAGGATTCGGCTGGAGCGCGGCAGGCTGGATCGTCGCGGGCGCGCTCGTCGGCCTGTTCTTCGCGCGGAGGCAACTGCGTTCGGCCGATCCGCTCATGGATCTGCGGCTGTTCCGACTCCCCGCGTTCGGTGCGGGGCTCGGGGCCCAATTGCTCGCCGTCGCGGCGATCGCGGGTGCCCAGTTGCTCGTGATGCAGTACTTGCAGACCGTAACGGGACTCAGCCCGCTGGAAGCGGGGCTGTGGACGGTGCCGTCGATCGTGCTCGGCGTCGTGGCGACCCTCGTCGCGCCGAGGCTGGCCAGGCGGGTGCGGCCCGCGTTCGTCGTCGGTGCGGGACTGGCGATCGCGGCATTCGGTGCCGCCGTCATCGCCGTGACCGCTCCGATGCAGAGTCCGTTGTGGACGGTTACGGGATTCACCGTGCTCTACGTCGGTGTCACCCCGACGCTGGCGCTGATCACCGACCTGATCGTCGGTGCTGCTCCTGGCGAGCGGGCGGGGATGGCCTCCAGTGTCGCGGAGACCGGAGCCGAATTCGGGCTCGCGGGCGGGATCGCGTTCATCGGGGCCACGGGTATGGCGGTGTACCGGTCGCGGCTGGCCGGTGACCCGCCGGACGGGATCGGCGAGAGCGACTTGCACGAGGCAGGCGAGACCGTCGGCAACGCGGTCGCCATCGCGGAGGATCTTTCGGGACGTGCGGGGGACGGTCTGCTTGAGACGGTCAGAGTCTCGTTCGCCGAAGGAGTCCAGGTCGCCACGTCGGTGTGCGCGGTGCTCCTCGCCGTCGGCGCTGGGCTGGCCGTGGTGTTCTTGCGCGGGCGGGTACGGCAGGATTCGGCACACGAAGCGGACAAATTCTGA
- a CDS encoding GNAT family N-acetyltransferase: MQIRKFSVGDHELTLRQAEPFDVPDLHRFVVELAEAEQFPGEVEATQDDLARALFGAEPVAHAILAVVDGAPAGFAIYYPTYSTILGRQGLHLEDLYVSESHRGLGIGRILLGHLADLAVRQGCGRLEWWVLRTNENAIRFYRRLGARGLDELDVMRLEGDALGAMARECEPEVV; encoded by the coding sequence ATGCAGATCCGTAAGTTCTCCGTGGGAGATCACGAACTCACGCTGCGGCAGGCGGAGCCCTTCGATGTTCCGGACCTCCACCGCTTCGTCGTCGAACTGGCCGAGGCGGAACAGTTTCCGGGCGAGGTCGAGGCGACCCAGGACGATCTCGCCCGCGCTCTGTTCGGCGCGGAACCCGTCGCGCACGCGATTCTGGCCGTGGTGGACGGCGCTCCAGCCGGGTTCGCCATCTACTACCCCACCTACAGCACGATCCTCGGCCGTCAGGGTCTGCACCTCGAAGACCTCTACGTCAGCGAATCCCACCGGGGGCTCGGCATCGGCCGGATCCTGCTCGGTCATCTCGCCGACCTCGCGGTACGGCAGGGCTGCGGACGGCTGGAGTGGTGGGTTCTGCGCACGAACGAGAACGCGATCCGGTTCTACCGCAGGCTCGGTGCCCGAGGACTCGACGAACTCGACGTCATGCGCCTCGAAGGCGACGCACTCGGCGCCATGGCCCGCGAATGCGAACCGGAAGTGGTGTAG
- a CDS encoding response regulator transcription factor: protein MITVVLADDEALLRKAMAALLPLEGDITVLAEAEDGTAAIDATLRHEPDVLVIDLEMPGVDGLGAVSAIRRVRADQVILMLTRHARPGVLRKALKLGVQGFVSKSAEPAHIASVITTLHDGKRWIDPDVSALAVVDDCPLTDRELDVLRVTGEGYSVADIAAQLHLAEGTVRNYLSNAMQKTQTRTRHAAARYARQHNWL from the coding sequence ATGATCACCGTGGTGCTCGCCGACGACGAAGCCTTGCTGCGCAAGGCGATGGCCGCGCTGCTACCCCTCGAAGGCGACATCACCGTGCTCGCCGAAGCCGAGGACGGCACAGCCGCCATCGACGCCACGCTGCGGCACGAGCCCGACGTGCTCGTCATCGACCTCGAAATGCCGGGTGTCGACGGACTCGGCGCGGTCTCGGCGATTCGCAGGGTCAGGGCCGATCAGGTCATCCTCATGCTGACCAGGCACGCCAGGCCGGGAGTGCTGCGCAAGGCACTGAAACTCGGCGTGCAGGGCTTCGTCAGCAAATCCGCGGAACCAGCACACATCGCCTCCGTCATCACGACCCTGCACGATGGCAAACGGTGGATCGACCCTGACGTCTCCGCGCTCGCCGTCGTCGACGACTGCCCGCTCACCGACCGCGAACTCGACGTGCTGAGAGTGACCGGCGAGGGATATTCGGTCGCCGACATCGCGGCCCAGCTGCACCTCGCCGAGGGAACGGTACGCAACTACCTGTCCAACGCGATGCAGAAAACCCAGACCCGCACCCGCCACGCCGCCGCCCGCTACGCCCGCCAGCACAACTGGCTCTGA
- a CDS encoding sensor histidine kinase: protein MFVPPLALVGALLVAVDAENWWQALVLGLGVLAGMVATVRWAAGDVMSVAIPCTIVAAAVWVFGGLALDSSTAFYGISIVGPFLIPELGRHQGRAAVALAGFVASVGFVRLLMPHDDTFQTFIAYLLIPTGVTVLATGLMFPNKRFYDVVDELEESRQREAELAVVRERMRFASDLHDIQGHTLHVVKLKTALARKLVHTDIERAEEELKEIYALVGDTIAQTKELAHAQRRLNLSAELENAKNLFEAAGIRVRVQREAEVDASVSELLGQVLRETTTNILRHSQAGEVRVTLSRTGIAIVNDGAGTGPLPELSGLATLRERVAGEGGELTVEQEGGRFSTAAVFPESRVAGATGNGDR, encoded by the coding sequence ATGTTCGTTCCCCCGCTCGCGCTCGTCGGCGCGTTGCTGGTGGCCGTCGACGCCGAGAATTGGTGGCAGGCCCTCGTGCTCGGCCTCGGCGTACTGGCCGGAATGGTCGCCACCGTGCGATGGGCGGCGGGTGACGTCATGTCCGTCGCGATCCCGTGCACGATCGTCGCCGCCGCCGTGTGGGTGTTCGGGGGCTTGGCCCTCGACAGTTCGACCGCCTTCTACGGCATCTCCATCGTCGGCCCTTTCCTCATCCCCGAACTGGGCCGCCACCAGGGCAGGGCCGCGGTGGCGCTCGCCGGATTCGTCGCGTCGGTCGGGTTCGTGCGGCTGCTCATGCCTCACGACGACACCTTCCAGACCTTCATCGCCTACCTGCTCATCCCCACCGGTGTCACCGTGCTCGCGACGGGACTGATGTTTCCCAACAAGCGGTTCTATGACGTGGTCGACGAACTGGAGGAGTCGCGGCAACGCGAAGCGGAACTCGCGGTCGTCAGGGAACGCATGCGGTTCGCCAGCGACCTGCACGACATCCAGGGGCACACATTGCACGTGGTGAAGCTGAAAACCGCGCTGGCGCGCAAGCTCGTGCACACCGACATCGAGCGGGCCGAAGAAGAACTCAAGGAGATCTACGCGCTCGTCGGTGACACCATTGCCCAGACGAAGGAACTCGCGCACGCGCAACGACGGCTCAACCTCTCCGCCGAACTGGAGAACGCGAAGAACCTCTTCGAGGCCGCCGGTATCCGCGTGCGTGTGCAAAGGGAAGCCGAGGTCGACGCGAGCGTGAGCGAACTGCTCGGCCAGGTCCTTCGGGAAACGACGACCAACATCCTGCGGCACTCTCAGGCGGGTGAAGTACGTGTCACCCTGTCGAGGACCGGGATCGCGATCGTCAACGACGGGGCCGGCACAGGCCCGCTCCCCGAACTCAGTGGTCTGGCTACGCTGAGGGAACGGGTGGCCGGTGAGGGAGGCGAGCTGACGGTGGAGCAAGAGGGAGGACGATTCTCGACGGCGGCGGTGTTCCCCGAATCCCGCGTGGCCGGTGCGACCGGAAATGGGGACCGATGA
- a CDS encoding MerR family transcriptional regulator: MKIGELSRRTGVSVRALRYYEEQGLLSPRRTPSGYREFGVGDIALVDRIQTLLSAGLNTELIAGVLHCFDDGGAGPTPVPTCAEMIEELEAARERMLRRIDDLTTSTALLGAIIETGPSPAVSA, encoded by the coding sequence ATGAAGATCGGCGAATTGTCCCGCCGCACCGGCGTGAGTGTCAGGGCGCTGCGCTACTACGAAGAGCAAGGACTGCTGTCCCCTCGGCGCACGCCGAGCGGGTACCGCGAGTTCGGCGTCGGCGACATCGCACTCGTCGACCGCATCCAGACCCTGCTCTCAGCCGGGTTGAACACCGAGCTCATCGCGGGAGTGCTGCATTGTTTCGACGACGGCGGTGCCGGGCCGACACCCGTCCCGACGTGCGCCGAGATGATCGAGGAACTGGAAGCCGCCCGCGAGCGGATGCTCCGGCGCATCGACGATCTGACCACGTCGACCGCGCTGCTCGGCGCCATCATCGAGACCGGGCCTTCCCCCGCCGTATCCGCCTGA
- a CDS encoding ATP-binding cassette domain-containing protein produces the protein MTTQTTRRPPIRSHDDVTESAISVREIHKSYDDRAVLSGVSFDVPQGQVFALLGPNGAGKTTLIRILTTLIKPSSGTASVLGNDLTKDPARVRELISVTGQYASVDEELTGMENLVMVGRLLGESKRGAIARANELLAEFDLTDAGGRRVGLYSGGMRRRLDLAAGLISSPPVIFLDEPTTGMDTRSRSALWNVVTRLADQGKTIFLTTQYLEEADTLADRIAVLDGGTIVAAGTAAELKRQVGGESIELVLDDGTVAREATDGDPERVRQVLNAYHAEGRTVRTFSVHAPTLDDAFLALTGHRAAQNTENVEENAR, from the coding sequence ATGACGACTCAGACGACCCGGCGGCCACCGATCCGGAGCCACGATGACGTGACGGAATCGGCGATATCGGTGCGGGAAATCCACAAGTCCTACGACGACCGCGCGGTACTGAGCGGGGTCAGCTTCGACGTGCCACAGGGGCAGGTCTTCGCGTTGCTCGGCCCCAACGGGGCGGGCAAGACCACACTCATCCGCATCCTCACGACCCTGATCAAGCCCAGTTCCGGCACCGCGAGCGTGCTCGGGAACGACCTCACGAAGGACCCGGCTCGCGTACGCGAGCTCATCAGCGTGACCGGCCAGTACGCCTCGGTCGACGAGGAACTGACCGGCATGGAGAACCTGGTGATGGTCGGAAGGCTGCTCGGCGAGTCCAAACGCGGCGCGATCGCGCGAGCGAACGAACTGCTCGCGGAGTTCGACCTCACCGATGCCGGAGGCCGCAGGGTCGGCCTCTACTCGGGAGGAATGCGCAGGCGACTCGACCTGGCTGCCGGCCTCATCAGCTCACCTCCGGTGATCTTCCTCGACGAGCCGACGACCGGAATGGACACCCGCAGCCGCTCGGCGCTGTGGAACGTCGTCACCCGGCTCGCCGACCAAGGAAAGACGATCTTCCTCACCACCCAGTACCTGGAAGAGGCCGACACCCTCGCCGACCGGATCGCCGTACTCGACGGCGGCACGATCGTCGCGGCGGGAACGGCTGCGGAACTCAAGCGCCAGGTCGGCGGCGAATCGATCGAGCTGGTACTCGACGACGGAACCGTGGCAAGGGAAGCTACCGACGGCGATCCGGAACGCGTCAGGCAGGTGCTCAACGCCTACCACGCCGAAGGACGAACCGTCAGGACGTTCTCGGTACACGCCCCGACCCTCGACGACGCCTTCCTCGCGCTGACCGGACACCGGGCCGCCCAGAACACCGAGAACGTCGAGGAGAACGCGCGATGA
- a CDS encoding GNAT family N-acetyltransferase, whose translation MRPYVFTEPITTARLRLRLMDSADVDDIHAYQSREDVCAHLLYSPRTRDEVVGKVTGFAKRTRLEHTGDVLQLAVERIEDGRVLGEVCVTIRSEDNATADIGWVFHPAFHGRGYASEAALALLELAFGTLGLHRVIAELSPANTASVKLCRRIGMREEAHFVQDVLVKGRWEDTGVYAILHGEWLAARRNGHRRA comes from the coding sequence GTGCGGCCCTATGTCTTCACCGAACCGATCACGACGGCCCGGCTGCGGCTGCGGCTCATGGACAGCGCCGACGTGGACGACATCCACGCCTATCAATCGCGCGAGGACGTGTGCGCGCACCTGCTCTATTCGCCCCGGACCAGGGACGAGGTCGTCGGCAAGGTCACCGGCTTCGCCAAGCGGACCCGGCTTGAGCACACCGGCGACGTACTGCAACTCGCCGTCGAGCGGATCGAGGACGGCCGAGTGCTCGGCGAAGTCTGTGTCACGATCCGCAGCGAGGACAACGCGACCGCCGACATCGGCTGGGTCTTCCATCCCGCTTTCCACGGCAGAGGCTATGCCTCGGAGGCAGCGCTCGCCTTGCTCGAACTGGCTTTCGGCACGCTCGGACTTCATCGCGTCATCGCGGAACTCTCACCGGCGAACACCGCGTCCGTGAAACTCTGCCGCCGGATCGGGATGCGCGAGGAAGCCCACTTCGTTCAAGACGTACTCGTCAAAGGACGGTGGGAGGACACGGGCGTGTACGCGATCCTGCACGGCGAGTGGCTGGCGGCGCGGAGAAACGGGCATCGCCGCGCGTGA
- a CDS encoding ABC transporter permease, whose amino-acid sequence MLAIAFSELIQIFRNRLVLVTSLVMPVAVSAFFIYQHETFAAIGSLGYIAAVVVFTVGAFGLYTTTVTTLASRRQNLFLKRLRSTSASDGGILAGLLLPITVITLVQAAVILTVLATVTGGPGNAVLLAVAVVAMVGMMLGLGLATAGVTNSPEHAQVTTLPISIGSIAVASWVGITGTEELTLLKRMLPGGSATELIMNAWNGGVAMADSLLLLAPTLAWVVVAVSLASRFFRWEPRR is encoded by the coding sequence ATGCTCGCCATCGCATTCAGCGAACTGATCCAGATCTTCCGCAACCGGCTGGTGCTCGTCACCAGCCTCGTCATGCCGGTCGCCGTGAGCGCGTTCTTCATCTACCAGCACGAGACCTTCGCCGCGATCGGCAGTCTCGGGTACATCGCGGCGGTCGTCGTGTTCACCGTAGGCGCATTCGGGCTCTACACCACCACGGTGACGACCCTCGCCTCCCGCAGGCAGAACCTCTTCCTCAAGCGGCTGCGCTCCACCTCGGCCAGTGACGGGGGGATTCTCGCGGGCCTGCTGCTTCCGATCACCGTCATCACACTGGTCCAGGCCGCCGTGATCCTGACCGTGCTCGCCACCGTGACGGGCGGACCGGGCAACGCCGTGCTGCTGGCCGTGGCCGTCGTCGCGATGGTGGGCATGATGCTGGGGCTGGGGCTCGCCACGGCAGGGGTGACCAACTCCCCCGAGCACGCCCAGGTGACCACGCTGCCCATCAGCATCGGCAGCATCGCGGTCGCGAGCTGGGTCGGCATCACCGGCACCGAGGAACTCACCCTGCTCAAGCGAATGCTTCCCGGCGGATCGGCGACCGAACTCATCATGAACGCGTGGAACGGCGGCGTCGCCATGGCTGATTCGCTGTTGCTGCTGGCCCCGACCCTGGCCTGGGTCGTCGTCGCCGTCTCGCTTGCCTCCCGGTTCTTCCGCTGGGAACCGCGAAGGTGA
- a CDS encoding cytochrome P450, protein MSASSEQAEYDATSDSPTAMVRILPDDLTQRRPGCPFDPAPGLERRRNGGQVQPLPLLNGAEAFLVTGFDAARAVLADPRFSSDRFRHRDATHLRPDEVAELAASSRQAEPAQTQPRTDGMFIFMDPPEHTRLRRLLTGQFTVKRMKELEPRLTQIAVERIEAMRSKGTEADLVPEYTLPVPSLMICELLGVDYADREEFQHNTAVGLNLNSSGEERAKASGALYAFIQRLVADKQRHPADDLLSGLIHDADPPLTDGQLVDMTLVLLGAGHETTANMLGLGTLALLEHPEQLAALRADPSLIDNTVEELLRYLSIVQLGVTRVAKEPVTVDGVDIPAGATVVIATPEVNRDPRFFPEPDRFDLRRSRSPHLAFGHGVHQCLGQQLARIEMRIGFQELITRLPSLRLATPAEHVPLRNDMLIFGVHALPVTWS, encoded by the coding sequence ATGAGCGCGAGCAGTGAGCAGGCCGAGTACGACGCGACATCCGATTCCCCGACCGCGATGGTCCGGATCCTTCCCGACGACCTGACCCAGCGGCGGCCGGGCTGCCCCTTCGACCCCGCGCCCGGCCTGGAACGGCGAAGGAACGGCGGGCAGGTACAGCCCCTTCCACTGCTCAACGGCGCCGAGGCGTTTCTGGTCACCGGGTTCGACGCGGCCCGCGCGGTGCTCGCGGACCCGCGATTCAGCTCCGACCGGTTTCGCCACCGCGACGCCACCCACCTGCGGCCGGACGAGGTCGCCGAACTCGCCGCCTCATCTCGGCAGGCGGAACCCGCGCAAACCCAGCCCCGGACCGACGGCATGTTCATCTTCATGGATCCGCCGGAGCACACCAGGTTGCGGCGTCTGCTGACCGGCCAGTTCACCGTCAAGCGCATGAAGGAACTGGAACCGAGGCTGACCCAGATCGCGGTCGAGCGCATCGAGGCGATGCGCTCGAAGGGCACGGAGGCCGACCTCGTTCCCGAGTACACCCTGCCCGTTCCTTCGCTGATGATCTGCGAACTACTCGGCGTCGACTACGCCGACAGGGAGGAGTTCCAGCACAACACGGCCGTGGGCCTGAACCTCAACTCCTCCGGCGAGGAACGCGCGAAGGCCAGCGGCGCGCTCTACGCGTTCATCCAGCGGCTGGTCGCCGACAAACAGCGTCACCCGGCCGACGACCTGCTGTCAGGGCTCATCCACGACGCGGATCCGCCGCTGACCGACGGCCAGCTCGTCGACATGACGCTGGTCCTGCTCGGGGCGGGGCACGAGACGACGGCGAACATGCTCGGCCTCGGCACGCTCGCCCTGCTCGAACATCCGGAACAGCTCGCGGCCCTGCGCGCCGACCCTTCGCTGATCGACAACACCGTCGAGGAACTACTGCGATACCTGAGCATCGTCCAGCTCGGGGTGACGAGGGTGGCCAAGGAGCCGGTCACCGTCGACGGGGTGGACATTCCGGCCGGAGCGACAGTCGTGATCGCGACCCCCGAGGTCAACAGGGATCCCCGGTTTTTCCCCGAACCCGACCGGTTCGACCTGCGCAGGTCCCGCTCTCCGCACCTCGCGTTCGGGCACGGCGTCCACCAGTGTCTCGGCCAGCAACTCGCCCGCATCGAGATGCGCATCGGCTTCCAGGAACTGATCACCCGGCTGCCGTCGCTGAGGCTGGCCACCCCGGCCGAGCACGTGCCGCTGCGCAACGACATGCTGATCTTCGGGGTGCACGCGTTGCCGGTGACCTGGTCCTGA